The Manduca sexta isolate Smith_Timp_Sample1 chromosome 20, JHU_Msex_v1.0, whole genome shotgun sequence DNA segment ttgtatggacgcttcaccacAGCCTAATAATAACATGTACACctagttataaatttaatacaatccatcttttgtcggagtgtgtcaGAGTGGACCTCATGCTCCTCAGCTGAGAGTAGTATTTTGTTTGTCAATAGTATTTTGCTGACTCCTGCGtcatttggtaaaaaaaaattttttgaaGTTACGAGAAGAAAATATGAAGGCTCGTTACTAATGCAGACGTACGGAGAGCACGTCAGAGACACAACcgttttgatattaaaaaaccaTATTTAGTTCCTAGTGATCTTAGTACGTACTCGGAAAGAAttctttttttcattaaaatacatacctCGGAACGCCTCACCTAAACAGAACGTGCAGTCTTCAACTTCGTATCCGCTTGTATCTAACTTGATAACAATATATGCTGTAAtcaaattttacttaattaataacatttgaaaAAGATACATCTATATCTCATTTGCGTTATTTTCACGAATATAACCAAAGTATTAAAAACGACTCTGAAAATGTGGATAATCGCCAATCTTCCTTCATCCAAATTAGATTCTAATGGCAGACatctatatttacaatataagtcAGATAATGTAATTAACGCTACCAAGGTACCTTCATCTATTGTAATCATGCTGTAAGATCACTTATTCCTTACATATGCAAAagtaacaaaacattaaatcatCTCGTACAAaatgttgtaataattaattaaaattaaaacaaaatgttgtcaTTGTTTGCctgaatatatataataatttgatagaATGTAAATATAGCAGGAAAATAAgcaatttagttattatttaaggCGCTGCTCTAAGTCCTGACAGCAGTAGTCCTCAAGCCTCGGCCAGTGTTGATGCTCGTGCCACATCAAAAAGTAGAGTTATTGTGAATATTGCAACgtagaacataaaaataaaatggcgtctgtaactttaatgtttacggtaattgaatttgtaaattattatacattttaaatgtccaatattagtaaaaattaaaacgataatataattataattaaattaaacgtttatttttaaggtGGTGTTGGTAGCCTTGAGTCGATCTGCAGTTACAGCAAGtaagtaaacattattttgatttttaaacaataattcgCAGATCGTATTTATTCTTGATTATTTTTTCGTGTGGTTTTTTCAAGAACAAACTGAATAGTATATGTTCGTACACAGTTACGAAATGTAATTATCTTCtgtgttttttaatgttaaagtaTAACGTGAATGTAAAAGAGTGACTTTTtcattgttacaaaatattaaaataagctaGCGTCTCAACGCTCGCACGTCTATCATTTGGAAACTAACATGGCTAGCGAAATGAGCATGTCATTAAACTTCTGCCTACCACTAGACCGGTTCAAAGGCGTGATCTACCATTaaatatagcaataaaatacaacatacaATTCTAACCAGATTTTGTTTTTCAGGTAAATTGGACATTCCCCCAGAATGTAAAGACAAAATGTTTTGCGACGTCGAGCCCGCGTTCTACAACGAATACAGAGAAGACATCGAACTCAAGTTTAAACCCATTAAAAGTGTAAGCCTAATATGAATCAGttcattatttaattcttaattaatatcccatattataattacaatcgttatagaaaactttatttctcattaagaattacaaattaattcacgCGCTgagaaattataacaaaatttttgCGAGCGTACAACAGAAGATGTATTAAAATACAAGTCCAAAAGCGGGTAGATACAATGAAAAGTTTATTTCCATTATTCAATAATATgtctgatataataatattcgtaaaatgttattaaaacatcaCAATATTCAGTTGACTGGAAACGGTACGGCTGCATGCCGTAGGTATGTCAATTGTTGATTTGTTTTCCTCTatggtttaattttgtattgatttGACGCAATTGCCTACAATGTTTGAAGAATTGTTTTATGTTGAAGCAATATTCGATATATTTCCTTCTATTAGCGACTGTTACAATGTACTACTAATCAAACGTATCCCGTAGCCCGTCCCGTTTGCAAGCGCTTCAATACACGCTTATTAGATCGATGTTAGAATCAAAATTTCTTACTGAAAGTATAAAGCTTTATTCTAAGTAGCGTTTAGGGTTTAGTTCATGAAAGCGAAACATGGCAtcagacattatttttaatggagTTATGAATCTACGTTCATATAAATTGCtatatatattaaagttttataacgCAGGGGATAGACCAGATTGCATAGCTCTCATATAATATATACGAtcgaataatgtaaaaatatttgctaataattaacaattatttaatcagtatttaatttatattagccctgtattatatatgtcccactgttgggcacgtgcctgctctactactgagagggattagaccttagtccaacacgctgccCTGGTGCGGActggtaggcttcacacaccctcaaaattatttatagagaattttttaggtatgcaggtttcctcacgatgttttccttcaccgttaaacaagcgataattcacatagtatacacgcatattttttttagaaaaatcagaattgcgtgcccttggtatttgaacctgcggacattcgtctcggcagtccgtgcaacgcccaactaggctgtcaCCGCTTAAGTATTCAAACAGTATATGCATTAGCTATTTAATACGTTAATTGAgagataaaatttactttaacaatATGAAACGGGTAACAAatataagttaaattaaaaaagccaCAAATATAGAcgtattctaataaaaatatctctctTACAGATGTGGAATTTGGCCGATAATTATAACTATGATTATCAAGCGAGGGAATATACTTTTGAGAATAACTGCAACTATGTTAAAGAGGTGAGTGAAATAACCAGTATCCTGGGTTCACATAACTAAAATTGAGTGTCATTAAATCTCGAATTTGTCGAAGTGTAGACCCACAACTTCGCTATAATTTCAGAAACTGCCATTCGTTTGACTACATTTAAGGTTTGAGTTTTTATGCTGAATTTTTACcagtttttaaacaaacaaacacacttcATGCATTTACCCCCGAGGGGGTATGTAGAGGCgaaaccagggcacccacttttcgccaagtgtgttctgtcccgtgatgtgatagggggcgagccttcTAGCCGGCGAGCGAGACTTCAGTTTGCCACACATTATTGTACGTCAttcataatatgatattatattaaaacagttGCTGAAAAAGGacgaacaaataaataatgttattctaATTTGATTCAATCTATTAATGTCAGAGATGAAGACCTCAGATTTATGACCTCAGTTCTAGGCAAGTGAACACGTCTTGTCCCGTCTTGCTATTCTTTGctaactaaaatatactttttttttggttcaGATGAGTACGCCGTACCTCGTGCACTCGAACGGGACAGCAAAGATCATCGTGCAGACCTCTTTTTACAAGCAACGTTTCATGACAACGAGATGCGTGTAAGTATTAAACAAATCATGTAAAACAAATCACATTACGAAATTAATGAAAGgtgttacattaaataaataaaaatctaatacaaGTCCGTCGGTCTTCcacagttatttattataatgacaaTACACCAAAGGCGAAATGATTTAGAAAGTTTATAaagttattgttaataaatcagAGTCCTGGatcaaaaatgaaataattttaccgTTCTAATGTATAATATTGTTCCTCAGGGACTCGTTCTCCAATGCGGCCGATGGTGAGCAATGCTTCAAAGGCATTTTAAGTGGGAACTCAAGAGGCAGCTGCAAGaccaaatatacaaacattattttgtatgcGTACGACGAAGCGAACAAGAGAATCCAACGACTTCCTATTGAGGTGCCCGTGTGCTGCTACTGCGGCATCACTTCAGAATTTGATTAGTTCCGACGGAGaatacgtttttaaatttaagtcttaATGAAACTAAATAGTGAATTAGACATTAATTGGTATTTGTGTATAAATTGAAACCAAAGAATCtgttatgataataaatattaagcatcaattatttgtttttgttatacacATTTCCCACCTTAAGCAATGATAATATTAGGTCCTTACAAATGAAATTGGCGTCTTGTGCGGGAAGAAAACAAAAGATGTTTCTTTTTTGagaaatataattcattaatcaAAGTGTGCACCATTATTCTCTTTGTACTTTTGCCAACGCATATGGATTTTATTGAAACCTTTACTTAAAACACCATGGGGGCGAGAAGCAATAAACTCTCTAAGTGCGGATAGGACTGCCACATCGCAGTCGAATTTTTTCCTTGTAAAAAGTTATTGAAATTACGGAAAAAGTGGTAATCTAATGGTGCAAGGTCCGGGGAGTACTGTGGATGTCGCAGACATTCCAATTGCAGCTCCTCTAGTTTAGCATTTGTTGTGCAGTGTCTACTCTAGCGTTGTCTTGAAGCAGCAAAGACCTAGAACGATTAACCAGCCTCGGTTGTATAGCAGCTAGTTCCTCCATCTTGGTTTACAGTTGCTGACAATAGATATCTGCCGTAATCGTTTAGACACCGGCACTAATCCACCAAACAATTAcaagtaatgtttttttagaCAACTTTCGCTTGGGTATTTTCTGGTTTTCCAAGATTCAGCCATTGTAACAAGTGCTTCCAATTATCGTACAGGATTAACTATTCATCACATAACATAAGTTAATTCTTACCATGGGCACGAGGGGTTACTAATTGCTTTGTCCTGTACACAGTTTAGTCAATGGGATCTTTATAGTGCATATTAACTTTACACGTATTTTGATTTTGTggtaataaacttattattatttatttagaattttacaTGTAAtgattagatttaaaataagatgttaggtcttatgtctagtagttacactggctatatattaatttaattaattttaaaccgaCTATAATGAATTTCACCTGatgattctttttaatttgactCCGTAGAAATTGAATACGggtaatgatatatttataagaatttttgaATCAGTCaactatttttgaaaaaaaattgcagtgAATAGTCTTACTtatcattacataaatataatatgatcgTCGAATGTCTGTGTTTGCGCGTGTTGTATTGTATTCAAACATTATTGAACATTGTTGCAAATGGCAGAAACT contains these protein-coding regions:
- the LOC115440698 gene encoding uncharacterized protein LOC115440698 — its product is MASVTLMFTVVLVALSRSAVTASKLDIPPECKDKMFCDVEPAFYNEYREDIELKFKPIKSMWNLADNYNYDYQAREYTFENNCNYVKEMSTPYLVHSNGTAKIIVQTSFYKQRFMTTRCVDSFSNAADGEQCFKGILSGNSRGSCKTKYTNIILYAYDEANKRIQRLPIEVPVCCYCGITSEFD